In Topomyia yanbarensis strain Yona2022 chromosome 2, ASM3024719v1, whole genome shotgun sequence, one DNA window encodes the following:
- the LOC131681198 gene encoding uncharacterized protein LOC131681198, translating to MRATKDAMGNEQSLPYNPFLIHLSLKNAIGREPNDVVKASKEARGTQHVLKTSFRKVYSQLMAMSQLVNGTNIEITQHPILNKTAGVIYDLDTKNLSTNLILKELKAQRVIEVRQITKKVSGIPTNTPFLVVYFEGSYLPDYVYLGMLRVSVRRYYSSPMQCYRCGRFGHGSKNCKEKEICLNCGTEHETTIENQCKKRATV from the coding sequence ATGCGAGCAACCAAAGACGCCATGGGAAACGAGCAGTCTCTACCCTACAACCCATTCCTGATTCACCTGTCATTAAAAAATGCCATCGGAAGAGAACCGAACGATGTAGTCAAGGCGAGTAAAGAGGCCAGAGGTACACAGCACGTCCTCAAAACCTCCTTCCGAAAAGTATACAGCCAGCTCATGGCAATGTCACAGTTAGTAAATGGGACCAATATAGAAATTACACAGCATCCAATACTCAACAAAACGGCAGGTGTAATATACGACCTAGATACAAAAAACCTATCCACCAACCTGATACTGAAAGAACTCAAAGCGCAAAGGGTCATCGAAGTACGCCAAATCACTAAAAAAGTCAGTGGAATTCCGACCAACACTCCGTTTCTGGTCGTCTATTTTGAGGGTTCGTACCTTCCGGATTATGTATACCTAGGAATGCTGAGGGTAAGCGTTAGACGATACTATTCCAGCCCCATGCAGTGCTACAGGTGCGGCCGATTCGGACACGGAAGCAAGAACTGCAAAGAAAAGGAAATCTGCCTAAACTGCGGAACGGAGCACGAGACAACCATAGAGAATCAATGCAAAAAACGAGCTACTGTGTGA